A genome region from Bacillaceae bacterium IKA-2 includes the following:
- a CDS encoding GGDEF domain-containing phosphodiesterase gives MNGPLLEYHKQFSERLQIFVDKEEIIGRYFGDEFIILLKEESAEKLQYRIQQLWLETSTEMIIKENEYRLKVSMGVATSDSFQIDIETMINEANISKLQAKKVGGNRFQFYDTKMAKIINFEQEVENALYHAIENSELYLVYQPIVDINTNKIVGTEALIRWNNQRFSDVSIPKLIEIAEQSGLIIDIGKWVLTEALRQNKFWQNAGFKPMFVSVNISVLQFDQANFIDIVGQAVREIGIAPKYIELEITESTAMAVVTEKLEKMQRLKEMGINIAIDDFGTGYSSLAYFTKFPISTLKIDRSFVKDISNDESAKTVITTIISLAKAIGISTTAEGVEYEDQKQFLKEMGCVKMQGYLISKPVGAEKLEQLLEKI, from the coding sequence ATTAATGGGCCACTTTTAGAGTATCATAAACAATTTTCTGAACGATTGCAAATTTTTGTGGACAAGGAAGAAATTATCGGTAGATATTTCGGAGATGAATTTATCATCCTTTTAAAAGAGGAATCAGCAGAAAAGCTACAGTATCGTATTCAACAGTTATGGCTAGAAACAAGTACAGAAATGATTATTAAAGAAAATGAATATCGTTTAAAAGTTTCAATGGGTGTTGCTACTTCTGATAGTTTTCAAATAGATATTGAGACAATGATAAATGAGGCAAATATATCCAAACTTCAAGCAAAAAAAGTTGGCGGCAATCGTTTTCAGTTTTATGATACGAAGATGGCTAAAATAATAAATTTCGAACAAGAAGTAGAAAATGCACTTTATCATGCTATTGAAAACAGTGAGCTTTATTTGGTATATCAACCGATTGTAGACATCAATACGAATAAAATTGTTGGTACTGAAGCACTTATACGCTGGAATAACCAAAGATTTAGTGATGTTTCAATACCTAAGTTAATCGAAATAGCGGAACAATCAGGGCTAATTATCGACATTGGAAAATGGGTCTTGACCGAGGCGCTGAGGCAAAATAAATTTTGGCAAAATGCAGGCTTTAAACCTATGTTTGTGTCCGTTAATATATCAGTGCTGCAGTTTGACCAAGCTAACTTTATTGATATCGTCGGACAAGCGGTAAGGGAAATTGGGATCGCCCCAAAATATATCGAATTAGAAATTACAGAATCAACAGCAATGGCAGTGGTTACTGAAAAGCTTGAGAAAATGCAGCGATTAAAGGAAATGGGAATTAATATTGCCATAGATGATTTTGGAACAGGCTACTCCTCTCTAGCTTATTTTACAAAATTCCCAATTAGTACGCTCAAAATAGATCGATCCTTTGTTAAAGATATATCTAATGATGAAAGTGCAAAAACGGTCATAACGACGATTATTAGTTTGGCAAAGGCTATTGGAATTTCTACAACTGCAGAGGGTGTAGAATACGAAGACCAAAAACAATTCTTAAAAGAAATGGGTTGCGTGAAGATGCAAGGCTATTTAATAAGCAAACCTGTTGGAGCTGAAAAACTAGAACAATTATTAGAAAAAATCTAG
- a CDS encoding helix-turn-helix domain-containing protein, whose amino-acid sequence MIGEQIKKIRLEKGVSLSELAESAGVAKSYLSSIERNIQSNPSIQFLEKISSVLNVSVETLLNEKNETTTASDLDATWIGLVKEAMESGVSKEQFREYLEFNKWRKNN is encoded by the coding sequence ATGATTGGTGAACAAATTAAAAAAATTAGGTTAGAAAAAGGGGTTTCCTTATCTGAACTAGCAGAATCTGCTGGTGTAGCAAAATCATACTTGAGTTCAATTGAGAGAAACATCCAATCTAACCCCTCCATTCAATTTCTCGAAAAAATTTCTTCCGTTTTAAATGTAAGTGTTGAAACGTTATTAAATGAAAAAAATGAAACAACAACGGCGAGTGATCTTGATGCTACTTGGATAGGGTTAGTAAAAGAGGCTATGGAGTCAGGTGTTAGTAAAGAACAATTTCGCGAATACTTAGAATTTAACAAGTGGCGTAAAAATAATTAG
- a CDS encoding cache domain-containing protein: protein MNLKSIRSQMLISLLFGILILSGLLGYFVDKQLKRLPDQSMLQYQEITNARAGELNKILEKYVEEVKMISQSSVVKSMDMEKIQKFLPSVVIEGNHRNMTIAGLDGKGWTTQGNEIDISGQEQYLKIFDEEEVYWISQPFLSPFADPDIPIVTISHEVRNHDIVVGLVNIVIDINFLTNVVNSINVGETSYAWVVDRNSQIIVHPDGIIGIDQHISYHIPDLEVADDLIMQNNLRWLKYKDDQGGEVFTFYKDIKGSPGWTLLLSISTDEVLGSINDIRLNIFLAFIMIVIAVSFFAYFYSNSISKPILKLKEVFEEAESGNTEVVADETVRNEIGTAAKSFNKMLRKIKMLTYYDPLTHLYNFNGFLLELPYQIKKITNKYPVSAIVIVSIDNFKRINSISGYLEGNLVLQIFLYLSTQKRSTNQLKKGPLI, encoded by the coding sequence ATGAATTTGAAATCTATTAGAAGCCAGATGCTTATTTCATTGTTATTTGGAATCCTCATTTTATCAGGTCTTCTTGGTTATTTTGTTGACAAACAATTAAAAAGACTCCCTGATCAATCGATGTTGCAGTACCAAGAGATTACCAATGCTAGGGCAGGTGAGCTTAACAAAATATTAGAAAAATATGTTGAAGAAGTAAAAATGATCTCGCAATCTTCTGTTGTCAAGTCAATGGATATGGAAAAAATCCAAAAATTTTTACCAAGTGTTGTAATCGAAGGAAATCACCGCAATATGACAATTGCGGGATTAGACGGCAAGGGTTGGACAACGCAAGGAAATGAAATCGATATTTCCGGACAAGAGCAGTATCTAAAAATATTCGATGAAGAAGAAGTATATTGGATTTCACAACCATTTTTAAGTCCGTTTGCAGACCCAGACATACCAATTGTCACGATTTCTCATGAGGTGAGAAATCATGATATTGTTGTCGGCTTGGTCAATATTGTCATCGATATTAACTTTCTTACTAATGTTGTTAATAGCATCAATGTTGGTGAAACTAGCTACGCTTGGGTTGTTGATAGAAACAGTCAGATTATTGTTCATCCTGATGGAATAATTGGAATTGATCAGCATATTTCATATCATATACCAGATCTTGAAGTAGCTGATGACCTCATAATGCAAAATAACTTACGGTGGCTTAAGTATAAGGATGATCAAGGCGGGGAAGTCTTTACATTTTACAAAGATATTAAAGGATCACCTGGCTGGACGTTGCTGCTTTCAATTAGTACAGATGAAGTTTTAGGTAGTATAAATGATATTCGTTTAAACATATTTTTAGCCTTTATTATGATTGTTATTGCTGTTAGTTTTTTCGCATACTTCTATTCAAATAGTATTTCAAAACCAATTTTAAAGCTCAAAGAAGTTTTTGAAGAAGCAGAATCAGGAAATACAGAAGTAGTTGCTGATGAAACAGTAAGAAATGAGATAGGAACAGCAGCAAAAAGTTTTAATAAAATGCTTAGGAAAATAAAAATGCTAACCTATTACGATCCTTTAACTCATTTGTATAATTTTAATGGTTTTTTGTTGGAGTTACCTTACCAAATCAAAAAAATCACTAACAAATATCCTGTTTCCGCAATCGTCATTGTGTCAATCGATAATTTTAAACGCATTAATAGTATTAGTGGCTATTTAGAAGGAAACTTAGTTCTTCAAATATTTTTGTATTTGTCAACTCAAAAGCGGTCCACGAATCAGTTGAAAAAAGGTCCACTTATTTAG
- the deoC gene encoding deoxyribose-phosphate aldolase, with the protein MIDHTALKPDTSKEQIVTLCTEAKEYMFASVCVNPTWVETAAELLKDSGVDICTVIGFPLGASTPETKAFETKDAISKGATEVDMVINIAALKGENYQLVERDIRAVVEVAKGKALIKVIIETCLLTDEEKKHVCRIAVQAGADFVKTSTGFSTGGATVEDITLMRKVVGPTIGVKASGGIRSKADAEAMITAGATRIGASSGISIVNGETSTSTY; encoded by the coding sequence ATGATCGATCATACAGCGTTAAAACCCGATACGTCGAAGGAACAAATTGTCACCCTTTGCACGGAAGCAAAGGAGTATATGTTTGCATCTGTTTGTGTAAACCCAACATGGGTAGAAACAGCAGCAGAGTTATTGAAAGACTCTGGTGTCGATATATGTACAGTCATTGGTTTTCCGTTAGGGGCAAGTACGCCTGAAACAAAAGCTTTTGAAACGAAGGATGCAATTAGTAAAGGCGCAACTGAGGTCGACATGGTCATTAATATCGCCGCTTTAAAAGGTGAAAATTATCAACTTGTTGAGCGTGATATTCGCGCGGTAGTGGAAGTGGCAAAAGGGAAAGCCTTAATAAAGGTCATTATCGAAACTTGTCTTTTGACAGATGAAGAAAAAAAGCACGTATGCCGGATAGCAGTTCAAGCAGGTGCAGATTTTGTGAAAACGTCGACTGGATTTTCCACAGGTGGTGCGACAGTTGAAGATATTACTTTAATGAGAAAAGTTGTTGGCCCAACTATTGGCGTAAAAGCATCCGGTGGAATTCGAAGTAAAGCAGATGCAGAAGCGATGATTACGGCTGGAGCGACTCGTATTGGAGCTAGTTCAGGTATTTCGATTGTAAATGGTGAAACGTCAACGTCAACTTATTAA
- a CDS encoding pyrimidine-nucleoside phosphorylase, with translation MRMVDVIEKKRDGHELSKEEISFIINGYTNDQIPDYQMSAFAMAIFFQGMTQQERVYLTEAMVNSGDQIDLSAIEGIKVDKHSTGGVGDTTTLVLAPLVAAVGVPVAKMSGRGLGHTGGTIDKLEAVPGFNVEISNTKFIKLVNENKVAVIGQSANLTPADKKLYGLRDVTGTVNSIPLIASSIMCKKIASGADAIVLDVKTGNGAFMKELDEAEELAKAMVEIGNGVGRKTMAVISDMSQPLGFAIGNALEIKEAIDTLVGKGPKDLQELCLVLGSHMVVLANKAENPEEARQMLIEVIENGKALKTFKLFLAAQGGDTSVIDDPTKLPTANYTYEVVAMETGYIADIIADKIGKAAMVLGAGRVTKDSVIDLAVGLVLQKKVGDFVKAGESIVTIHSNSENVEDAKRRIYEAYSIVEQEVLAPTLIYKEILS, from the coding sequence ATGAGAATGGTAGATGTAATTGAAAAAAAACGAGACGGACATGAATTAAGTAAAGAAGAAATTAGCTTTATCATCAATGGTTATACGAACGATCAAATTCCTGATTATCAAATGTCTGCTTTTGCGATGGCTATTTTCTTTCAAGGAATGACCCAACAAGAGCGTGTTTATTTAACTGAAGCGATGGTTAATTCAGGAGATCAAATTGACTTATCGGCAATTGAAGGAATCAAAGTTGATAAGCATAGTACAGGCGGCGTCGGTGACACAACGACTCTTGTCCTTGCTCCACTAGTGGCAGCCGTTGGGGTGCCTGTAGCAAAAATGTCAGGAAGAGGTTTAGGACATACAGGTGGAACAATTGATAAACTTGAAGCTGTTCCGGGTTTTAACGTTGAAATAAGCAACACTAAGTTTATTAAATTAGTCAATGAAAATAAGGTAGCGGTTATTGGTCAAAGTGCTAATTTAACACCGGCAGATAAAAAGTTGTATGGATTGCGTGATGTTACCGGAACGGTTAATTCAATACCACTTATTGCAAGTTCTATTATGTGTAAAAAAATTGCCTCCGGTGCTGATGCGATCGTCCTAGACGTAAAAACAGGTAATGGTGCTTTTATGAAAGAGCTTGATGAAGCAGAGGAGTTAGCAAAAGCCATGGTTGAAATTGGTAACGGTGTTGGACGAAAAACGATGGCCGTGATTTCAGACATGAGTCAACCACTTGGCTTCGCGATCGGAAATGCTTTAGAAATAAAAGAAGCCATTGATACATTAGTAGGTAAGGGACCTAAAGATTTACAAGAATTATGTTTAGTACTGGGCAGTCATATGGTTGTTCTTGCTAATAAAGCAGAAAATCCTGAAGAAGCTCGGCAAATGTTAATAGAGGTAATCGAAAACGGGAAGGCTTTAAAAACGTTCAAACTATTCTTGGCTGCTCAAGGTGGCGATACATCTGTCATTGATGATCCGACGAAACTTCCTACAGCAAACTATACATATGAGGTAGTGGCAATGGAAACAGGATATATAGCTGATATTATTGCCGACAAAATTGGCAAAGCCGCGATGGTTCTTGGAGCAGGTCGCGTAACGAAGGATTCAGTCATTGATTTAGCGGTAGGCCTTGTTTTACAGAAGAAGGTCGGTGATTTTGTAAAAGCAGGCGAGTCGATTGTAACGATTCATAGTAATTCAGAAAATGTTGAAGATGCAAAAAGACGAATTTATGAAGCTTATTCAATTGTTGAACAGGAAGTACTGGCTCCGACTTTAATTTATAAAGAAATTTTATCATAA
- a CDS encoding tyrosine-type recombinase/integrase — protein MMPNYCGIYAGLIEQYIDFKRNLGYKFVDATYTLSLFDRFTIDNAVLKLGLSKEIVDKWSEKRPNESDKTRYARIHYIAKFSAYLNDMGYPSHIPRLPKKYSSTFVPHIFSKKEVNAFFDACDTLKVNRRFETTVYVLPALFRMLYGCGIRISEALSLTCKDVDLDAKNIIVRETKNGKDRILPLSETLTEVCIQYRNVRPGKYEPKGYFFIKNNGQKCNAKAIYEWFRKILWNAGIPHGGKGFGPRMHDFRHTFSVHSLVKMSEAGLDLYYSLPILSKYLGHQSLEATDKYVRLTSDMYPDLIREVDNVCAYVFPEVDHYEAD, from the coding sequence ATGATGCCGAACTATTGTGGTATTTATGCTGGTTTAATCGAACAGTACATTGATTTCAAAAGAAACCTCGGTTACAAGTTTGTTGATGCCACTTACACACTTTCGTTATTTGACAGATTTACAATAGATAATGCCGTATTAAAACTCGGTCTATCAAAGGAGATTGTTGATAAATGGAGTGAGAAGCGTCCAAATGAATCAGACAAGACACGTTATGCGAGGATTCATTATATTGCAAAATTTTCCGCCTATTTAAATGATATGGGATATCCATCACATATACCGAGATTGCCTAAAAAGTACAGCAGTACGTTTGTACCACATATTTTCTCGAAAAAGGAAGTGAATGCATTCTTCGATGCATGTGATACGCTTAAAGTTAATAGACGATTTGAAACAACTGTGTATGTACTCCCCGCTTTATTTAGAATGCTATATGGCTGTGGCATCCGTATCAGCGAAGCGTTATCCCTAACATGTAAGGATGTTGATCTTGATGCAAAAAATATTATTGTCAGGGAAACGAAAAACGGCAAAGACCGAATACTCCCATTATCTGAAACACTAACTGAGGTGTGTATTCAATATAGGAATGTTCGTCCCGGCAAATATGAACCGAAAGGTTATTTTTTTATCAAGAACAATGGGCAAAAATGTAATGCCAAGGCAATATATGAATGGTTCAGAAAAATACTCTGGAATGCAGGAATTCCACATGGTGGGAAGGGTTTTGGCCCAAGAATGCATGACTTTCGTCACACTTTCAGTGTACACTCTCTTGTGAAAATGTCAGAAGCTGGGCTAGATTTATACTACTCACTCCCAATATTATCAAAATATCTTGGGCATCAGTCATTAGAGGCTACAGATAAGTATGTAAGGCTAACATCTGACATGTACCCTGATTTAATTAGAGAAGTAGATAACGTTTGTGCCTATGTATTTCCGGAGGTTGACCATTATGAAGCCGACTGA
- the istB gene encoding IS21-like element helper ATPase IstB: MQIQEMAHILKLPYIKTNYQMLLDEANHTNMTHRELISRLLERELELRLENGLKHRLRRAKFPLNKYLEDFDKSKYHKKFIPKFEELETLQFIENKENIILIGSPGCGKSHYSIGLGIKACLEGKSVLFISVPNLIIELKEAMSESKLSQYKTKFEKYSLVVLDELGYVSFDKIGCEILFNLLSNRNDKGSIIITTNLAFDRWEEIFKDPMLTGAIVDRLAHKSHILDISREVSHRFEETMSWLKPTK, from the coding sequence ATGCAAATACAAGAAATGGCCCATATACTAAAATTACCCTATATAAAAACCAATTATCAAATGCTTCTTGATGAAGCAAACCATACAAACATGACCCACCGAGAGCTGATAAGTCGTCTACTCGAAAGAGAATTAGAACTAAGGCTTGAGAATGGTTTAAAACATAGACTCAGAAGGGCTAAATTCCCTCTTAACAAGTACTTAGAAGACTTCGACAAGAGTAAGTACCATAAGAAATTTATACCGAAATTCGAAGAACTAGAAACGTTGCAGTTCATTGAAAATAAAGAAAATATAATCTTAATAGGATCTCCTGGCTGCGGGAAATCACATTATAGTATTGGGCTTGGTATTAAGGCGTGTTTGGAAGGCAAAAGTGTATTGTTTATCTCTGTACCTAACTTAATAATAGAGTTAAAAGAAGCAATGAGTGAAAGCAAACTATCGCAATATAAAACCAAATTTGAAAAGTACAGTCTTGTCGTTTTAGATGAACTGGGATACGTATCATTTGACAAAATTGGTTGTGAAATACTATTTAATTTATTATCAAATAGAAACGATAAAGGATCAATAATCATAACAACAAACTTGGCTTTTGATCGCTGGGAAGAGATTTTTAAAGACCCGATGCTTACTGGTGCAATTGTAGATAGACTTGCTCACAAATCACATATCTTAGATATTTCACGAGAAGTAAGTCACCGATTTGAAGAGACAATGTCATGGCTAAAACCAACTAAATAA
- a CDS encoding site-specific integrase, whose translation MKPTDFSRYLTGFLTKYLPGEMGFSINTIASYRDTFVLFLTFIKDKKGIKTNSLTLGMINKEMVIHFLDWIETERGCSTATRNVRLAALHSFFQYLQYQSPDNLLEWQRILGIRVKKTETKSISYLTLNGIRLLLEMPDQSTKIGRRDLALLSIMYESGGRVQEIIDLTPSQVRFDRPCTVKLIGKGNKARIVPLMDAPLDLLNRYMDEQGLLSLSANMYPLFCNKRGEKLTRAGVNYILDKYARKARIKDQILIPERFSCHCLRHSKAMHLLQAGVNLIYIRDILGHRSVQTTEIYAKVDSKQKREAIEKAYTDVVPKGAPSWQKSGDLLEWLKRFDK comes from the coding sequence ATGAAGCCGACTGATTTCTCTCGCTATCTGACAGGATTTCTTACAAAATACCTGCCAGGAGAAATGGGGTTCAGTATAAATACGATTGCCTCTTATAGAGACACATTTGTACTTTTCCTTACATTTATCAAGGATAAAAAAGGAATAAAAACAAATTCTCTGACGCTGGGCATGATTAATAAGGAAATGGTTATTCACTTTCTTGACTGGATAGAAACAGAGCGTGGCTGTAGTACAGCCACAAGGAACGTCCGCCTTGCGGCATTACACTCTTTCTTCCAATATCTCCAGTATCAGAGCCCCGATAATCTTTTGGAATGGCAGAGAATCCTTGGAATCCGGGTTAAGAAAACAGAAACAAAATCAATCAGTTACCTAACGCTTAATGGGATCAGACTACTTTTGGAAATGCCTGATCAGTCAACTAAAATAGGACGAAGAGATCTTGCTCTTTTGTCAATTATGTATGAAAGCGGTGGAAGAGTACAGGAAATCATTGACCTCACTCCGTCACAAGTACGTTTTGACAGACCATGTACTGTAAAGTTAATTGGTAAGGGGAATAAAGCCCGGATAGTCCCTCTGATGGATGCTCCGTTAGATTTATTAAATCGATATATGGATGAGCAGGGGCTGTTAAGTTTGTCAGCAAACATGTACCCATTGTTCTGTAACAAAAGAGGAGAAAAACTGACCCGGGCAGGGGTGAATTACATACTAGATAAATATGCACGCAAGGCTCGTATTAAAGATCAAATATTAATCCCAGAACGATTTAGCTGTCATTGTCTGAGACATTCAAAAGCTATGCACTTACTCCAAGCAGGAGTTAATCTCATATACATCCGTGATATACTAGGTCACCGTTCTGTCCAAACAACTGAAATTTACGCTAAGGTAGATTCAAAACAAAAAAGAGAAGCAATTGAAAAAGCATATACAGATGTTGTACCAAAAGGTGCACCTTCTTGGCAAAAAAGTGGAGATTTATTGGAATGGCTAAAAAGATTTGATAAATAA
- a CDS encoding site-specific integrase produces MEQKYQTFEQLSSEVVKSLRDMSYSESRISQYRSAWQKLATFMENNQIEYYSASVGGAFIADFIGTGKYEEFSHWEKSIIRCVDVLTEFQSTGTFQYRRAKKSYQFYGCIGNPMVDFLNHRKSLGITENTLGHYRLNLHRFLSFFNEEGVMETEAIKKQHILGFVNQLGFYTPATRHSMLTTLRGFMRYLHDNGYTGIDFSYLIPKDNYKKQCKLPTTYTKNEVESLINTVDRSSPKGKRDAAMILLAARLGLRASDICLLKFENIHWEKNTITLVQQKTKNKIEHPLLIEIGEAIIDYLKYGRPKSDLPYVFLHAIPPYNCLNRSTLHSIVTFYLRRAGIKNITEKKHGPHALRHSLAGQLLEQKIPIHVISEVLGHKNTESTKTYLRIDLTSLSQCALDVPLLKTPFYAKEVE; encoded by the coding sequence ATGGAACAAAAATATCAAACATTTGAACAACTGTCCTCAGAAGTAGTTAAATCCCTTCGGGATATGTCCTATTCCGAATCAAGGATAAGCCAATATCGTTCCGCGTGGCAAAAACTGGCTACTTTTATGGAAAACAATCAGATTGAGTATTATTCAGCGTCAGTAGGTGGAGCATTTATAGCTGACTTTATTGGTACTGGGAAATACGAGGAATTTAGCCATTGGGAAAAGAGCATAATCCGGTGTGTGGATGTTCTAACTGAATTTCAGTCTACAGGAACGTTCCAATACAGAAGGGCAAAGAAATCCTACCAATTTTATGGTTGCATCGGTAATCCTATGGTGGATTTCCTTAATCACCGAAAATCTTTGGGTATTACAGAAAATACGCTTGGTCATTACCGATTAAATCTTCATCGCTTTCTTAGTTTTTTTAATGAAGAAGGAGTCATGGAAACCGAAGCAATTAAAAAACAACACATTTTAGGATTTGTGAATCAGCTTGGTTTTTATACACCTGCAACGCGCCACAGCATGCTTACCACTTTACGTGGGTTTATGAGATATCTACATGACAATGGGTATACAGGGATTGACTTTTCATACCTAATTCCAAAAGACAATTACAAGAAGCAATGTAAACTACCCACGACATATACGAAAAATGAAGTTGAATCATTAATCAATACTGTTGACAGAAGTAGCCCAAAAGGGAAGCGTGATGCTGCTATGATACTATTGGCTGCACGATTGGGATTGAGGGCTTCTGACATCTGTCTGTTGAAGTTTGAAAACATACACTGGGAAAAGAATACAATTACACTTGTTCAACAAAAGACTAAAAATAAGATTGAGCATCCACTTTTAATAGAAATAGGAGAGGCTATTATCGATTATCTGAAGTATGGACGGCCTAAATCTGATCTTCCTTATGTCTTCCTACATGCAATCCCGCCATATAACTGCCTAAATAGATCGACTTTGCATAGCATTGTTACTTTTTATCTCCGTCGTGCTGGCATTAAAAACATAACAGAAAAGAAACATGGTCCTCATGCTTTGAGGCACAGTCTTGCTGGGCAACTACTGGAACAAAAAATACCCATCCATGTTATATCAGAAGTGCTAGGTCACAAGAATACCGAAAGCACAAAAACTTATTTACGAATAGACTTAACATCTTTGAGCCAATGCGCATTAGATGTTCCACTCTTAAAAACGCCATTTTATGCCAAGGAGGTGGAATGA
- a CDS encoding anti-repressor SinI family protein, producing MNRIETSNLDQEWVKLIKEAIEIGLSKEEIRAFFSNNQKALLANMDGAHTNHNVNING from the coding sequence TTGAATCGTATCGAAACTTCAAATTTGGATCAAGAGTGGGTTAAACTAATTAAAGAAGCAATCGAGATTGGCTTAAGTAAAGAAGAAATTAGGGCATTTTTTTCAAATAATCAGAAGGCTCTTTTGGCAAATATGGACGGCGCTCATACTAATCATAATGTAAACATAAACGGTTAA
- a CDS encoding SprT family zinc-dependent metalloprotease encodes MKIEIENKLIEFDIQYGKTKKLSIQIDSIGYIIVKVPKNTSKEMIISAIEHQGKWILEKLAKIAEAREIPMEKEYQDQGMFFYLGKEYPLDELIETSDLGEEELKKNLKKFYISSCKKIIGERIKSYQQQLGVKPKSIEIVESKMKWGSCSSDKKLTFNYRLAMAPIDIIDYVIIHELCHLTHMNHDRSFWRRVGSIQPDYKKKQEYLARYGQAMTL; translated from the coding sequence ATGAAAATTGAAATTGAAAATAAGTTAATAGAATTTGATATTCAATATGGAAAGACCAAGAAGCTATCGATTCAAATTGATTCGATCGGTTATATAATTGTTAAAGTACCTAAAAATACAAGTAAAGAAATGATCATAAGTGCGATCGAACACCAAGGTAAATGGATACTAGAGAAATTAGCTAAAATTGCTGAAGCTCGAGAAATCCCAATGGAAAAAGAGTATCAGGATCAAGGGATGTTTTTTTATCTTGGAAAAGAGTACCCGCTCGATGAATTAATTGAGACTAGTGATTTAGGGGAAGAAGAACTTAAAAAAAATCTCAAAAAATTTTATATTTCTAGCTGCAAAAAAATTATCGGGGAACGAATAAAAAGCTACCAACAACAACTAGGAGTAAAGCCAAAATCGATTGAAATAGTAGAATCAAAAATGAAGTGGGGGAGTTGTAGTTCAGATAAAAAATTAACCTTTAATTATCGACTGGCAATGGCTCCAATAGATATTATCGATTATGTCATCATCCATGAACTATGTCATCTTACTCATATGAATCATGACCGCTCATTTTGGCGACGTGTCGGAAGTATCCAACCAGATTATAAAAAAAAGCAAGAGTATTTGGCAAGGTATGGTCAAGCTATGACATTGTGA
- a CDS encoding lmo0937 family membrane protein, giving the protein MWFIFLVLMVLWFLGFISGNVLGGYLHILLIVAVVVVLIRVIQGRRPL; this is encoded by the coding sequence ATGTGGTTTATATTCTTGGTACTGATGGTATTGTGGTTTTTAGGATTTATTTCAGGGAATGTATTGGGTGGTTACTTGCACATTCTGTTAATCGTTGCCGTTGTGGTGGTTCTTATCAGAGTTATTCAGGGACGCAGACCACTTTAA
- a CDS encoding purine-nucleoside phosphorylase encodes MENMYNKIKESAAFIAGQIKIKPEIGLILGSGLGELADEIDHAVKIAYSDIPNFPVSTVEGHAGQLVIGELDGKYVIAMQGRFHFYEGYSMQEVTFPVRVMKELGVELMVITNACGGMNKSFQPGDLMIITDHLNMTGVNPLIGPNENELGPRFPDMSHAYTPELVTSVEEIASKLEINLQKGVYAGVTGPTYMSGAELIMLRNLGGDVVGMSTVPEVIVARHAGMKVIGISCVTDMAIGEEIVGITHEQVVEVANRTKPKFIKLVKKIVSTYRA; translated from the coding sequence ATGGAAAATATGTACAATAAAATTAAGGAATCTGCCGCTTTTATTGCGGGACAAATCAAAATCAAACCTGAAATTGGACTAATTTTAGGTTCAGGGCTAGGTGAACTAGCAGACGAAATTGATCATGCAGTAAAAATTGCTTATAGTGATATCCCAAATTTCCCTGTATCAACGGTAGAAGGCCATGCAGGACAACTAGTTATTGGGGAATTAGATGGTAAATATGTCATAGCAATGCAAGGGCGCTTTCACTTTTATGAAGGTTACTCAATGCAGGAAGTAACATTCCCTGTCCGAGTCATGAAAGAGCTTGGTGTTGAACTTATGGTTATTACCAATGCATGTGGTGGTATGAACAAAAGTTTTCAACCAGGTGACCTAATGATTATTACTGATCACTTAAATATGACAGGTGTGAATCCGCTTATTGGACCTAATGAAAATGAACTTGGACCGCGTTTTCCTGATATGAGTCATGCGTATACCCCTGAATTGGTCACTAGTGTCGAAGAAATAGCTAGTAAACTAGAGATTAATTTGCAAAAAGGTGTATATGCTGGTGTAACAGGTCCAACATATATGTCAGGTGCAGAATTAATTATGCTTCGAAATCTTGGTGGTGATGTTGTTGGGATGTCTACGGTGCCAGAAGTAATCGTCGCTCGTCACGCTGGGATGAAAGTTATTGGAATTTCTTGCGTAACAGACATGGCAATTGGCGAAGAGATAGTAGGAATTACACATGAACAGGTTGTTGAAGTAGCCAATCGCACAAAACCAAAATTTATTAAGCTAGTAAAGAAAATTGTCTCTACCTATCGTGCCTAG